One Streptomyces sp. ML-6 genomic region harbors:
- a CDS encoding carbohydrate ABC transporter permease has translation MSTTTDTQVLRPDRKKSRFGFDVLGLGIALVMVFPVYWLVISSLRPNREIRSYDQTLWPTSITFDNFVRAVKQPNFETAIQASLIVSLTAVVGGMIIATLAALAIGRFRFFGRKPLLLIMILVQMLPPTAMLIPIYAQLNAMGGVDEYWGLIVVYLVSTLPFATIMIRGFVVNIPVELEESAMVDGCTRFGAFRRVIFPLLAPGLAAASIFALVNAWNEYLFAYILINDNSKYTLNVWLMTFTTERGTDYGALMAASTMIALPVVVFFMFIQKKMATGLTSGAVKG, from the coding sequence ATGAGCACCACGACCGACACACAGGTCCTGCGGCCGGACCGGAAGAAGAGCCGATTCGGATTCGACGTCCTCGGCCTGGGCATCGCGCTCGTCATGGTCTTCCCGGTCTACTGGCTGGTGATCAGCTCCCTGCGCCCCAACCGGGAGATCCGGTCCTACGACCAGACCCTGTGGCCCACGTCGATCACCTTCGACAACTTCGTCCGGGCGGTCAAGCAGCCCAACTTCGAGACCGCGATCCAGGCCAGCCTGATCGTTTCCCTCACCGCCGTGGTCGGCGGGATGATCATCGCCACCCTGGCCGCGCTGGCCATCGGCCGCTTCCGCTTCTTCGGCCGCAAGCCGCTGCTCCTGATCATGATCCTGGTGCAGATGCTGCCGCCGACGGCGATGCTCATCCCGATCTACGCACAGCTGAACGCCATGGGCGGGGTCGACGAGTACTGGGGCCTGATCGTCGTCTACCTGGTCTCCACCCTGCCGTTCGCGACCATCATGATCCGCGGCTTCGTGGTGAACATCCCGGTGGAGCTGGAGGAGTCCGCCATGGTGGACGGCTGCACCCGCTTCGGCGCCTTCCGCCGCGTGATCTTCCCGCTGCTCGCCCCCGGGCTCGCCGCCGCCTCGATCTTCGCGCTGGTCAATGCCTGGAACGAGTACCTCTTCGCGTACATCCTGATCAACGACAACTCCAAGTACACGCTCAACGTGTGGCTGATGACGTTCACCACCGAGCGGGGCACCGACTACGGCGCGCTCATGGCGGCGTCGACGATGATCGCGCTTCCGGTCGTCGTGTTCTTCATGTTCATCCAGAAGAAGATGGCCACGGGCCTCACCTCGGGCGCAGTGAAGGGATAA
- a CDS encoding glycoside hydrolase family 3 protein, with the protein MTTLTSATDTLTRDALAVLQPGFTGTTAPDWVLRRVDEGLASVALFGRNVQTPEQVTALTAQLRAEREDLLVAIDEEGGDVTRLEVRTGSSFPGNLALGYVDDVDLTRAVAQELGRRLAECGVNLNWAPSADVNSNPDNPIIGVRAFGSDTGLVARHTAAYIQGLQASGVAACTKHFPGHGDTAIDSHHAMPRIDVDLETLHARELVPFRAAIEAGSKCVMSAHILLPALDPDRPGTVSPRILTGLLREELGYDGLIVTDAVEMRAIAGTYGIERGSVLAIAAGADALCVGGGLEDDGTVLRLRDALVAAVRSGELPEERLADAAARVRALASWTRSAKETGPEPGAAAQEGTAPGTGTGSDVGLVAARRAVRVTGSAAPLTTPAHVASFTSESNIAVGDETPWGVAVELDRLVPGTESGMYGGDTEDPAAAVARAAGERPVVVVVRDAHRHAWMGEALDALVALRPDTVVVEMGLPQAPARGALHIATHGAARVCGRAAAEVIVKGTAGPTA; encoded by the coding sequence ATGACCACCCTCACCTCTGCCACGGACACCCTGACCCGCGACGCCCTCGCCGTCCTCCAGCCCGGATTCACCGGCACCACCGCCCCGGACTGGGTGCTGCGCCGGGTCGACGAAGGACTCGCCTCCGTCGCCCTGTTCGGCCGCAACGTCCAGACACCCGAGCAGGTCACCGCGCTCACCGCCCAGCTCAGGGCCGAGCGCGAGGACCTCCTCGTGGCGATCGACGAGGAGGGCGGGGACGTCACCCGGCTGGAGGTCCGCACCGGCTCCTCCTTCCCCGGCAACCTCGCGCTCGGGTACGTCGACGACGTGGACCTGACCCGCGCGGTCGCCCAGGAACTGGGCCGCCGGCTCGCCGAGTGCGGCGTCAACCTCAACTGGGCCCCGTCCGCCGACGTCAACTCCAACCCGGACAACCCGATCATCGGTGTCCGCGCCTTCGGCTCCGACACCGGACTCGTCGCGCGGCACACCGCCGCGTACATCCAGGGCCTCCAGGCGTCCGGGGTCGCCGCCTGCACCAAGCACTTCCCCGGACACGGCGACACCGCGATCGACTCGCACCACGCGATGCCCCGCATCGACGTCGACCTGGAGACCCTGCACGCCCGGGAGCTGGTGCCCTTCCGCGCCGCCATCGAGGCCGGCTCCAAGTGCGTGATGAGCGCGCACATCCTGCTGCCGGCCCTCGACCCGGACCGCCCCGGCACGGTCAGCCCGCGCATCCTCACCGGCCTGCTGCGCGAGGAACTCGGTTACGACGGCCTGATCGTCACCGACGCCGTCGAGATGCGGGCCATCGCCGGGACCTACGGCATCGAGCGCGGCTCCGTCCTCGCCATCGCCGCGGGCGCCGACGCGCTGTGCGTCGGCGGCGGCCTGGAGGACGACGGCACCGTGCTCCGGCTGCGCGACGCGCTGGTCGCGGCGGTGCGCAGCGGTGAACTTCCCGAGGAGCGGCTCGCGGACGCGGCCGCACGGGTACGCGCCCTCGCGTCCTGGACGCGGAGCGCGAAGGAGACCGGTCCGGAGCCGGGTGCGGCAGCGCAGGAGGGGACCGCGCCCGGCACCGGGACCGGATCCGACGTCGGCCTGGTCGCCGCCCGCCGCGCGGTGCGCGTGACCGGCTCCGCCGCGCCGCTGACCACCCCCGCCCACGTCGCCTCCTTCACCTCCGAGTCGAACATCGCGGTCGGCGACGAGACCCCGTGGGGCGTGGCCGTCGAACTGGACCGGCTGGTGCCGGGCACGGAGAGCGGCATGTACGGCGGCGACACCGAGGACCCGGCGGCCGCCGTGGCGCGGGCGGCGGGGGAGCGGCCCGTCGTCGTGGTCGTCCGCGACGCCCACCGCCACGCCTGGATGGGCGAGGCCCTGGACGCCCTGGTCGCGCTGCGCCCCGACACGGTCGTGGTCGAGATGGGCCTCCCGCAGGCACCCGCCAGGGGCGCCCTGCACATCGCCACCCACGGCGCCGCCCGCGTCTGCGGCCGGGCGGCGGCGGAGGTCATCGTCAAGGGCACGGCCGGCCCGACGGCCTGA
- the nagB gene encoding glucosamine-6-phosphate deaminase — MEVVIVPDAQAGGELIAEAIGALLSRKPDALLGVATGSTPLPIYRALAEKVRSGALDVSRARICQLDEYVGLPAGHPESYRSVVLREVVEPLGLSEESFMGPDGSAEDIPAACRAYDEALAAAGGVDLQLLGIGTDGHIGFNEPCSSLASRTRIKTLTEQTRIDNARFFDGDIDQVPHHVITQGIGTILEARHPILLATGEGKAEAVAQTVEGPVASIVPASALQLHPHATVVVDEAAASKLKLADYFRATYAAKPAWQGL, encoded by the coding sequence GTGGAAGTTGTCATCGTCCCGGACGCCCAGGCAGGCGGAGAACTCATCGCGGAGGCCATCGGTGCCCTGCTGAGCCGCAAGCCCGACGCCCTTCTCGGCGTTGCCACCGGCTCGACCCCGCTGCCCATCTACCGCGCGCTGGCGGAGAAGGTGCGCTCCGGCGCCCTGGACGTCTCGCGCGCCCGCATCTGCCAGCTCGACGAGTACGTGGGGCTGCCGGCCGGCCACCCCGAGTCCTACCGCTCCGTGGTGCTGCGCGAGGTCGTGGAACCGCTCGGTCTGTCCGAGGAGTCCTTCATGGGCCCCGACGGCTCCGCCGAGGACATCCCGGCCGCCTGCCGGGCGTACGACGAGGCGCTCGCCGCGGCCGGCGGGGTGGACCTCCAGCTCCTCGGTATCGGCACCGACGGGCACATCGGCTTCAACGAGCCGTGCTCCTCGCTCGCCTCCCGCACCCGGATCAAGACGCTCACCGAGCAGACCCGGATCGACAACGCGCGCTTCTTCGACGGCGACATCGACCAGGTGCCGCACCACGTGATCACCCAGGGCATCGGCACCATCCTGGAGGCCCGCCACCCGATCCTGCTCGCCACCGGCGAGGGCAAGGCGGAGGCCGTGGCGCAGACGGTGGAGGGGCCGGTGGCCTCGATCGTGCCCGCGTCGGCGCTCCAGCTGCACCCGCACGCGACGGTCGTGGTGGACGAGGCCGCGGCGTCGAAGCTGAAGCTGGCGGACTACTTCCGCGCCACGTACGCGGCGAAGCCCGCGTGGCAGGGGCTGTAG